The nucleotide window aacttgaGCGACCGATTCGTGTCATGATAgtcaatcagcattgagatcctcctgGGACATATGACGAGTGATGCGACTAGACAGGAAATCCAGCAGGATGGGTGATGTGACGCGAGTGACACAAATGACGTGGCCTggtgaacttcctgccaaatgctgctgactgacctctgctgacctcaccagggaaaaaaacatcagcaccatctagtggaccaaAAACGCAAAAGGacatttaataaaaaatttGAGAATAGAAAGTAAAATTCAAAATGTACTAAGACAGGTATAAGATACAAGAATAAAAGCTACAGTGCAGTGTAAGAAATGAATAAACGAGCACCGACTTTTCATCATTTCTCTTTGGCTCCAAAAACTATCACGTCCGTTTTTTCTTTGTGTAATCGAAGAAAATTGCGGCACATCCAATTTTTGATTTGTTCAGTGCTCCCAGTCAACATGTGTAGTCGACCATCGTCCCCTGGTGACATTGTTATGTAAATTCACCTGCATAATTATGGTAgaatatttagtttttttccATAATCAGAACCACTGGAAGCACGTAAACAGAAGAGGCCCCAGTATGGAGCCTTGGGGAACTCCACATTATTTTTGAAGGCTCAGATGTACAGAAATAATGTACTCCTGTCTTTTAAGTAGGAATCAAACCACTTAAGTATTGTGCCAGAGAGTCCCACCCCAAAATCTACATCTATGATGTCCAGGTATTTGCGttgaaaaccaaaaacaaattgAGGAATGATGAATATATTATTGGTCACGcttaatcaaaataaatagataaatctGAATTGATACAAAACAGTCAAAATGAAAAATTTTGACAATGAAAAAGTCAGACTTTAGGGTCTCATAATTTGGCACCATTTTTGTCACAATTTCTCATAAATTAATTTTTgtagttcaacatttttagCTTATTGTTGAATCTTGATACCTGCAGGcctctgtttaaaaaaagataagatACATAGTATATCAAGACTAAAGATTCCtaactttctgtttttaattaatgGTCAAATTTATGTTCAATGCCAAATCGTAGATCCTCCAGTCTGCGTATTTAAACCTGGACGAGACATTTTGAGCGTCCTGGAGTTGACCTGGAGTCACGTGTTGGTATCTGTTTGTCAGATGATTAACCCGCTGACTGGTTTTCCTGCTCTGCTCCTTCCTCCTTCAGGTGACTTATCTTATCACCTGGCCTTGGCTTTCCTGCCTTCCCCAAATATTTATCCCAGATAGATTTGAGAAGGTCCTCGAGTGTCACTTTCGAGTGCTGGGGCACTTTGTCTTGGACACAATCCAGCCTGGACTCACATGTGTACAGATGTTTACACGCAGCGTGTCGTTATTCAGCGCTGCAAACAGCAGCTTTTATCTGCTTATTGTTCTTTTATGTCCAGACGAGGAAAGAAAAGAGTCAATATTTAGCTACAGGGAGGTCAAAAGATTTATTGTGTGCTCAAGTCCTGTTGTATGGAGGCTCATTCATGCCAGAACAACAAAAGGGGAATGCTGATGAAAAATTTAAATACTCCTGGTTAATTATAAACATTTGCAGTTTTAATGTATCTCATCATGTTGACCTAAAAATCCACAAagttaaattattgtttaataaTTTCAAAGATGAAATTAGTCAGTTTAATAATAAGCTACAAAGTTATTATgttgaatcaaatcaaaactgtaaTTTTGAAAATCAGAATTATGAAATGCAATGTCATAATTGTGACTTACTAATGCAAAAGATAAAAATAGCAGGTTAAAATTAGAAGAGAAAGTGTAAAAATTTGAACTTTTTAAGTCAGTAATTGTAAGATAATAATCAAATTTTAGACACTGAATttactgacaaaaataaaattaatttgaataaaattcaaaataaatgtaaaacttttaaaatataatatatactaATACTCTTCACTTCACTTCTTTTTTAAGTAGAAAAATTATTAtattcataaataaatgaaaataatcatttaaaaatcttatttactgacaaacaaaataaaaaaagaaataggaataaaaattcaaaataaatgtaaaaaatttaaatgtaactttaaatacttttacaTTCTTTTTTAGATAgaaaaaatgagatgaaattTACTTAAAATTTACTGAAATTAAGGTAACATTTAAATGACTttttcaaaaatacattaaaaaatccaATTTATTGACAAAATTAACTACtaactaattattattattataaattttcataaaaattttaaatgaaaatcatcatttgaaaatctAATTTATCATCTCTAATTTTTTATGCCTTTTTATATTAATAATTGTAAGATAATAGTcaattttaaaatgattaaaaattcGACTATCTAAAACTGAATTAATCTACTGAGTCAAAAAATGTTTCTATGGTAAaatttggatgaattatgtctatatttcatcatagttttgaatttgaattgttTTTAACTTATAAtgagtatttttgtttttatcattccTGTTTCTTTTTCCTGGCACCACTGAGCCTCCGTACTTCAGGAAAGTTAACATCCTGTTTGACGTCCTCGTCTCTGTTCCTCCATCTGTCTTTCAGATCACTCCGTGGCGGCTAAATCTGGAGGTTGTTTCCCTGGCGAGGCCTTGGTGACGTTGGCGAGCGGCACTCAGAAGCCCATCAGCGACCTGCGCCCGGGTGAGCGCGTCCTGGCGTTGGCGGGCAGCGACGGCAGCGGGGAGCTGCTTTACAGTGAAGTCCTGCTCTTCCTGGACCGCGACCCTGTCACCCGGAAGCTCTTCTACACTCTGCACACAGAAGCCGGAGCCCGCCTGTCGCTCACCGCCGCCCACCTGATATTTGTGTCTGAGGGGAACTGCTCAGAGGGGGCGCTGCCGGCCCGCAGCGCCCTCAGGACTGTGTACGCCAGCGACACCCAGCCGGGACAGTGTGTGCTGGTGTCAGAGGGGAAAGCGGGATGGGGACGTCTGTCTCGGATCACCCGggtcagcatgagggtgagcaGGGGGGCGTTTGCACCGTTGACCCAGCAGGGGACGGTGGTGGTGGACGGGGTGGTGGCGTCCTGCTACGCCGTGGTGGACCAGCACTGGCTGGCTCACTGGGCCTTCTCACCACTCCGGCTCATCCACAGCTGGACTGGATCCACTGGGAGCCATGGTGATGGGATCCACTGGTACTCGCAGCTTTTACACTGGCTGGGGAGGATGCTGCTGGACTCAGGACACCTCCACCCGCTGGGCGTGGCTCAGGACGCCAGGTGAGGACGGGAAGAGGTCACACGGGAGGACACTTTAACCACAAAGGAACCTTAACCCCTCATTTTGTGCACTGGGATGACCCCAGATTGAAACCTGTAGAGCCGCTCAGGACTGGGATGGACTGCTTGACGCCACAGGAGACGTCTGGGTTCCTGCTGAGGCGTGATGGGAGTTCTTTTGGTGTGACATGGCGGGAAGAGGAAGCTGTGAACTGACACAGACGAACTCTCCCcaaaccacaaacacagcaaataaaAGAGCACTTGGAGTCAGAAAGAGCTCGAAAAAGACTTAAGTGACACCTTTATCCTTTAAAACACTATGAAACAAAAATACCTTAACAATCCCT belongs to Epinephelus lanceolatus isolate andai-2023 chromosome 24, ASM4190304v1, whole genome shotgun sequence and includes:
- the LOC117250012 gene encoding indian hedgehog B protein-like, whose translation is MLLPTLVTCLAGCAFLLSPVSEGCGPGRGYGKRRPPRKLAPLAYKQFSPNVAEKTLGASGRYEGKITRNSERFKELTPNYNPDIIFKDEENTGADRMMTQRCKDKLNSLAISVMNLWPGVRLRVTEGWDEDGHHSEESLHYEGRAVDITTSDRDRNKYAMLARLAVEAGFDWVYYESKAHIHCSVKSDHSVAAKSGGCFPGEALVTLASGTQKPISDLRPGERVLALAGSDGSGELLYSEVLLFLDRDPVTRKLFYTLHTEAGARLSLTAAHLIFVSEGNCSEGALPARSALRTVYASDTQPGQCVLVSEGKAGWGRLSRITRVSMRVSRGAFAPLTQQGTVVVDGVVASCYAVVDQHWLAHWAFSPLRLIHSWTGSTGSHGDGIHWYSQLLHWLGRMLLDSGHLHPLGVAQDAR